In Candidatus Polarisedimenticolia bacterium, a single window of DNA contains:
- a CDS encoding M20 family metallopeptidase, producing MDSGSDPQHLKQEASRLAASMAEDLFAFSKALYDDPELSLEEVRAARSLTEALERENFQVARGVANLPTSFVAVARGAHPGPSVGILAEYDALPDVGHGCGHNLIATCALGAGRVLGRLRHRLPGEIRVIGTPAEETVGGKVLMERDGVFGGLDAAMMIHPGTEFRVYTTSLACQSIQVTFEGKAAHAVVSPDKGVNALDPLVQLYVAVDAMRKSLTSEVRIPGVIVEGGKRANLVPERAVGRFSIRARDRHAVEAILERILRLAHGLAAASGARVTIGRVDETYDAMLTNTVLARLFKENLKSLGEETNDAPRERMGSLDMGNVSYAVPALHAYVAVAPASHALHTREFAAATLSDMGRKGMLLGVQALAMTAIDLLARPDAMSAARAEFTAACGRGCS from the coding sequence ATGGACTCCGGTAGCGATCCCCAGCATCTGAAGCAGGAGGCCTCGCGCCTGGCGGCCTCCATGGCTGAGGATCTCTTCGCCTTCAGCAAGGCGCTGTACGACGATCCGGAGCTGAGCCTGGAGGAGGTGCGCGCCGCGCGCAGTCTCACCGAGGCGCTGGAGCGCGAGAACTTCCAGGTGGCGCGCGGCGTCGCCAACCTTCCCACCTCCTTCGTGGCCGTGGCGCGCGGCGCGCATCCCGGCCCGTCGGTCGGCATCCTGGCGGAATACGACGCGCTGCCCGACGTCGGGCACGGCTGCGGCCACAACCTGATCGCCACCTGCGCCCTCGGCGCGGGGCGCGTGCTCGGGAGGCTGCGGCACCGCCTTCCCGGAGAGATCCGCGTCATCGGCACGCCGGCCGAGGAGACGGTGGGCGGCAAGGTCCTGATGGAGCGCGACGGGGTCTTCGGCGGGCTGGATGCCGCCATGATGATCCACCCCGGCACCGAGTTCCGCGTCTACACCACCTCGCTCGCCTGCCAGTCGATCCAGGTCACCTTCGAAGGCAAGGCGGCGCACGCGGTGGTGTCGCCCGACAAAGGGGTGAACGCGCTCGATCCCCTGGTCCAGCTCTACGTGGCGGTCGACGCAATGCGCAAGAGCCTCACCTCGGAGGTGCGCATTCCGGGGGTCATCGTGGAGGGAGGCAAGAGGGCCAACCTCGTTCCCGAGAGGGCGGTGGGCAGGTTCTCGATCCGGGCGCGCGATCGTCATGCCGTGGAGGCGATCCTGGAGCGCATCCTCCGTCTGGCGCATGGCCTGGCCGCGGCTTCTGGCGCCCGGGTCACGATCGGGCGGGTGGACGAGACCTACGATGCCATGCTCACCAACACGGTCCTGGCCCGGTTGTTCAAGGAAAACCTCAAGTCTCTCGGCGAGGAGACCAATGATGCGCCGCGCGAGCGCATGGGCTCGCTGGACATGGGCAATGTCAGCTATGCCGTGCCGGCGCTGCATGCCTACGTCGCCGTGGCGCCGGCGAGCCACGCGCTGCACACTCGCGAGTTCGCCGCCGCGACCCTGTCGGACATGGGCCGCAAGGGGATGCTCCTGGGAGTCCAGGCGCTGGCGATGACCGCCATCGATCTCCTGGCGCGTCCCGACGCCATGTCGGCGGCGCGGGCGGAGTTCACGGCCGCCTGCGGACGGGGCTGCTCTTGA
- a CDS encoding GWxTD domain-containing protein has product MTSSIRSRVTGWVACLAFAQGFAQALPAPVPLTAAQERNQWNQPVPEWSQGPVRYALTSAEEREFRSLKTSADRAGFIARFWASRDPDPYTPGNAAEETFWKRVSSADELFATTTLAGWRTDRGRIYVILGPPDEIATYAVPSVGELDPTHWQDGIRRGALHDLPLGQRGAVEWIYRSLPNPEAMAGETITFVKNATGEFELSQSLNAAFRYEPPVADHGKYASSRSGGAVLSPGQAANRFEDKMRSFENLSTWAKGTLFEKMDPTIAPEGRVSASEFFGMFPVRHGIAFFRGDGGTVALLAVGVPADIARSAENSELEIFGSLERTGDPPQAYQFSSKRPFSDRWPVQKVQGEDQVLFEVRGLIPPGTYHVSFSARAGERAGSGVATVVAPDFSGSSLILGGPVLAEDLGPSPDGEAAGPFSIGQLRVVPKLGADYMVGSDFGFYFQVYDAALQEGRPHLDIYYSVAARSEGIYRPLGKPVAIEDNQAPSHAYRVTLKGWPVGEYLLTVTVKDRIGGAVASGTAGFRVVPAPP; this is encoded by the coding sequence ATGACTTCCTCGATTCGGTCGCGCGTCACCGGATGGGTCGCATGCCTCGCTTTTGCGCAGGGATTCGCCCAGGCCTTGCCGGCGCCGGTGCCCCTCACGGCGGCGCAGGAGCGGAATCAATGGAACCAGCCGGTGCCCGAATGGTCGCAAGGTCCGGTACGCTACGCTCTGACCAGCGCCGAGGAGCGCGAGTTCCGATCGCTGAAGACCTCCGCGGACCGAGCCGGTTTCATCGCCCGCTTCTGGGCGTCGCGCGACCCCGATCCTTACACCCCGGGTAACGCCGCCGAAGAAACCTTCTGGAAGAGGGTCAGCTCCGCCGACGAGCTGTTCGCCACCACCACGCTGGCCGGATGGCGCACCGACCGCGGCCGTATCTACGTCATCCTGGGCCCCCCCGACGAGATCGCGACCTACGCCGTGCCGTCGGTCGGCGAGCTCGACCCGACCCACTGGCAGGACGGTATCCGGCGAGGGGCACTGCATGACCTGCCGCTCGGCCAGCGCGGCGCGGTCGAGTGGATCTACCGCAGCCTGCCCAATCCCGAAGCGATGGCGGGCGAGACGATCACCTTCGTCAAAAATGCCACCGGCGAGTTCGAGCTGTCGCAAAGCCTCAATGCCGCGTTCCGCTATGAGCCGCCGGTCGCCGATCACGGCAAGTATGCCTCCTCGCGCTCCGGGGGCGCGGTCCTCAGCCCAGGCCAGGCTGCCAACCGGTTCGAGGACAAGATGCGGAGCTTCGAGAACCTGTCGACCTGGGCGAAGGGAACTCTCTTCGAAAAGATGGATCCCACCATCGCCCCGGAAGGACGGGTCAGCGCCTCGGAATTCTTCGGGATGTTCCCGGTGCGCCACGGCATCGCCTTCTTCCGCGGCGATGGAGGGACCGTGGCGCTGCTCGCGGTCGGCGTTCCGGCCGACATTGCCCGCTCGGCCGAAAACTCCGAGTTGGAGATCTTCGGCAGCCTCGAGAGGACCGGAGATCCTCCGCAGGCCTACCAGTTCTCCTCGAAGCGCCCCTTCTCCGACCGCTGGCCGGTACAGAAGGTCCAGGGTGAAGATCAGGTCCTCTTCGAGGTGCGCGGCCTCATCCCGCCGGGAACCTACCACGTGAGCTTCTCAGCCCGCGCTGGCGAACGGGCCGGCAGCGGTGTGGCCACCGTCGTAGCGCCCGATTTCTCCGGATCCTCATTGATCCTCGGCGGGCCCGTCCTGGCGGAGGATCTCGGCCCCTCGCCGGACGGGGAGGCCGCCGGCCCCTTCTCGATCGGCCAGCTCCGGGTAGTCCCGAAGCTGGGGGCCGACTACATGGTCGGCTCCGATTTCGGCTTCTACTTCCAGGTCTATGACGCCGCCCTCCAGGAAGGGAGGCCCCACCTGGACATCTATTACAGCGTGGCGGCCCGCTCCGAGGGGATCTACCGTCCGCTCGGAAAGCCGGTGGCCATCGAGGACAACCAGGCCCCCAGCCATGCCTATCGCGTGACCCTCAAAGGGTGGCCTGTCGGGGAGTACCTCCTGACGGTCACCGTCAAGGACCGGATTGGGGGAGCGGTGGCCTCGGGGACCGCCGGCTTCCGGGTGGTTCCCGCCCCTCCCTGA
- a CDS encoding LD-carboxypeptidase, with protein sequence MCLPPPLKPGARLGVVAPAGPIRAAQLRAGLAYLKERGYRVVEGSHLRDRRGYLAGTDAGRAADLNRAMADRSLDAVVFARGGYGSARFLDRLDFSPLRRRPKLFLGYSDITAFYAALQQSTGIPGFYGPMVLNFNAPGREFHEGSLWRVLERRPGWTRFRFSRRGVVRGGVASGRLIGGCLSLLVSLVGTKYDIDTRGAILFWEEVDEEPYKIDRMLNHLRMAGKLARLRGMIVGKLHRCGPRPGTRALSLQEILKDHLAGTSFPVVTGFPAGHAPGKVTLPLGLPARLDTAAGDLRLLVPPGIRE encoded by the coding sequence GTGTGCCTGCCCCCGCCTCTAAAGCCGGGTGCGCGGCTCGGGGTGGTGGCGCCGGCGGGACCGATCCGTGCCGCCCAGCTGCGTGCCGGGCTCGCATATCTCAAGGAGCGCGGCTACCGCGTCGTGGAGGGAAGCCACCTGCGCGATCGACGCGGCTACCTGGCGGGGACGGACGCCGGCCGCGCGGCCGATTTGAACCGGGCGATGGCCGACCGGAGCCTCGACGCAGTCGTCTTCGCGCGCGGCGGCTATGGCAGCGCGCGGTTCCTGGATCGTCTCGACTTCTCTCCTTTGCGCCGGCGCCCGAAGCTGTTCCTGGGCTATTCCGACATCACCGCCTTTTACGCGGCTTTGCAGCAGTCCACCGGCATCCCCGGCTTCTACGGCCCGATGGTCCTCAACTTCAATGCTCCCGGGCGCGAGTTCCATGAAGGCTCCCTTTGGCGGGTCCTGGAGCGCCGTCCCGGCTGGACGCGCTTCCGCTTCTCGCGGCGCGGCGTCGTGCGGGGCGGGGTGGCGTCGGGAAGATTGATCGGCGGCTGCCTGTCGCTGCTGGTGTCGCTGGTGGGCACGAAGTACGACATCGACACGCGCGGTGCGATCCTGTTCTGGGAGGAGGTCGACGAGGAGCCTTACAAGATCGACAGGATGCTCAACCATCTCAGGATGGCCGGGAAGCTCGCACGGCTGCGGGGAATGATCGTGGGAAAGCTGCACCGCTGCGGCCCGCGGCCGGGGACGCGGGCTTTGAGCCTTCAGGAGATCCTGAAGGATCACCTGGCGGGGACTTCGTTTCCAGTGGTCACGGGCTTCCCCGCCGGACACGCTCCGGGAAAGGTGACTCTTCCTCTCGGGCTGCCCGCCAGGCTGGACACCGCCGCGGGGGATCTGCGCCTCCTCGTCCCGCCCGGGATCAGGGAATGA
- a CDS encoding isoprenyl transferase → MINLEGFITRGSEEERLLQGIDPARLPRHIAIIMDGNGRWARARSLPRVAGHRAGIASVRDIVETAARLGIQVLTLYAFSVENWKRPRSEVNTLMDLLKEFLNRELQTLMRNNIRFQVIGRFDELGTSVQRELRKGIETTAPNTGLLFNIALSYGGRTEIVDACRRLMEERLRGTAGWTELTEEVFERYLYTAGQPDPDLLIRTSGELRVSNFLLWQIAYAEIWVTETLWPDFRRRELLQAINDFQKRERRYGRVLEEAASRAPAKIGA, encoded by the coding sequence ATGATCAATCTGGAAGGCTTCATCACGAGGGGCTCGGAGGAAGAGCGCCTCCTGCAGGGGATCGATCCGGCACGCCTGCCCCGCCACATCGCCATCATCATGGACGGCAACGGCCGCTGGGCCCGCGCCCGCAGCCTCCCCCGCGTGGCCGGGCACCGCGCCGGCATTGCCTCGGTGCGCGACATCGTGGAGACGGCCGCGCGCCTGGGAATCCAGGTGCTCACTCTCTACGCCTTCTCGGTCGAGAACTGGAAGCGGCCGCGCTCCGAAGTGAACACCTTGATGGATCTCCTGAAGGAATTCCTCAACCGCGAGCTGCAGACATTGATGCGCAATAACATCCGCTTCCAGGTGATCGGCCGCTTCGACGAGCTCGGGACTTCGGTGCAGCGCGAGCTGCGCAAGGGGATCGAGACCACCGCGCCGAACACCGGGCTGCTGTTCAACATCGCCCTGTCCTACGGCGGGCGCACCGAGATCGTCGATGCCTGCCGCCGGCTGATGGAGGAGCGCCTGCGCGGGACCGCCGGCTGGACGGAGCTTACCGAGGAAGTCTTCGAGCGCTACCTCTACACGGCCGGCCAGCCCGATCCCGACCTGCTGATCCGGACGAGTGGCGAGCTGCGCGTCAGCAACTTCCTGCTCTGGCAGATCGCCTACGCCGAGATCTGGGTCACGGAGACGCTGTGGCCCGACTTCCGGCGGCGCGAGCTGCTGCAGGCGATCAACGACTTCCAGAAGCGGGAGCGGCGCTACGGGCGCGTGCTGGAAGAGGCGGCTTCGCGGGCGCCGGCCAAGATCGGGGCCTGA
- a CDS encoding 1-deoxy-D-xylulose-5-phosphate reductoisomerase — translation MHEAKTSDRTRVAILGSTGSVGTQALDLIARFPQRFEVVALGAGSRVDLLAEQAARFRPRLAAIARPELGTALDKACAPLGIEVASGEEGMVRAATHPLADRVVSAIVGAAGLKPTLEAIRARKTLALANKEALVMAGELMMGEADRSGALILPVDSEHSALHQCLRGERREEVRRLILTSSGGPFRLASLEQMAKADPEEALRHPTWSMGPKISIDSATLMNKGLEVIEAHWLFGIAAARIEVLLHPQSLVHSMVEMCDGSVICQMGIADMRGPLQYALSFPDRWESPFPRLDLASASPLEFYPPDRARFPCLDLATAALEAGGTAPAALNAANEVAVSAYLRRGARLPDIPRTIEKVLEEHAPVAADSLGAILQADEAARRRAEQILAKGVAA, via the coding sequence ATGCACGAAGCCAAGACGTCTGACAGGACGCGGGTGGCGATTCTCGGCTCGACCGGCTCGGTCGGCACGCAGGCGCTGGATCTGATCGCCAGGTTCCCGCAGCGCTTCGAGGTGGTGGCCCTCGGGGCCGGATCGCGGGTCGATCTCCTGGCGGAGCAGGCGGCGCGCTTCCGTCCTCGTCTCGCCGCGATCGCGCGGCCGGAGCTGGGGACGGCGCTGGACAAAGCCTGCGCCCCGCTCGGGATCGAGGTCGCCTCGGGAGAGGAAGGGATGGTGCGGGCGGCGACGCACCCGCTCGCCGATCGGGTGGTGAGCGCCATCGTGGGGGCGGCGGGCCTCAAGCCGACCCTGGAGGCAATCCGCGCGCGCAAGACCCTCGCGCTGGCCAACAAGGAGGCGCTGGTAATGGCGGGCGAGCTGATGATGGGGGAGGCGGACCGCAGCGGCGCCCTGATCCTTCCGGTCGACAGCGAGCACTCGGCCCTGCACCAGTGCCTGCGCGGGGAGCGGCGCGAGGAGGTGCGGCGGCTGATCCTGACCTCCTCGGGCGGCCCCTTCCGCCTCGCCAGCCTCGAGCAGATGGCCAAAGCCGATCCGGAGGAAGCGCTGCGCCACCCGACCTGGAGCATGGGTCCCAAGATATCCATCGACTCGGCCACCCTGATGAACAAGGGGCTCGAGGTCATCGAGGCCCACTGGCTGTTCGGGATCGCGGCCGCCCGCATCGAAGTGCTGCTGCATCCGCAGAGTCTGGTGCATTCGATGGTCGAGATGTGCGACGGCTCGGTGATCTGCCAGATGGGGATCGCCGACATGCGCGGACCGCTGCAGTACGCCCTGAGCTTCCCGGATCGGTGGGAATCGCCCTTTCCACGGCTGGATCTCGCCTCGGCCTCCCCGCTGGAGTTCTACCCGCCCGATCGCGCCCGCTTCCCGTGCCTCGATCTGGCGACGGCGGCGCTGGAAGCCGGAGGCACGGCTCCGGCGGCGCTGAACGCGGCCAACGAGGTGGCGGTGAGCGCCTACCTGCGCCGCGGCGCGCGCCTGCCGGACATCCCGCGCACCATCGAGAAGGTCCTGGAGGAGCATGCCCCGGTCGCCGCCGATTCGCTCGGGGCGATCCTGCAGGCGGACGAGGCTGCCCGCCGGCGCGCCGAGCAGATCCTCGCGAAAGGGGTCGCGGCATGA
- a CDS encoding phosphatidate cytidylyltransferase — MKRVLSAAVFLPVFYFLVRLPPIYFTMLIAAACVVGLLELYRLAALRGVRCHRLAGCLLALAVLYTFFDARWSLAGVVVAGAMAVPSLSLFSKRGVDGSLPADALTLFGALFLASFLGYQVALRRLGDELGGDLIFLLFLVVWGGDAAAYYVGSLAGRRPLLPKVSPKKTVEGALAGFLGSLAGALIARAWFFPQLRWRDCLILGVGLAAAGILGDLVESMWKRHAGAKDSAALVPGHGGILDRCDSLLFGGPILYYYFLHWMG, encoded by the coding sequence ATGAAGCGCGTGCTGTCGGCGGCGGTCTTCCTTCCCGTCTTCTATTTCCTGGTTCGCCTTCCTCCGATTTATTTCACGATGCTGATCGCCGCCGCCTGCGTGGTCGGTCTGCTGGAGCTGTACCGCCTGGCGGCCCTGCGCGGCGTGCGCTGCCACCGTCTCGCCGGATGCCTGCTGGCGCTGGCGGTGCTCTATACCTTCTTCGATGCGCGCTGGTCGCTTGCCGGGGTAGTGGTCGCCGGTGCGATGGCCGTCCCGTCGCTGTCGCTCTTCTCGAAGCGCGGCGTGGACGGCAGCTTGCCGGCCGACGCCCTGACGCTGTTCGGCGCTTTGTTCCTCGCCTCCTTCCTGGGCTACCAGGTGGCCCTGCGCCGCCTCGGCGACGAGCTGGGCGGAGATCTGATCTTTCTGCTCTTCCTGGTGGTGTGGGGCGGCGATGCTGCGGCCTACTATGTCGGATCGCTGGCCGGGCGCCGGCCGCTGCTTCCGAAAGTCAGCCCGAAGAAGACCGTGGAAGGCGCCCTGGCGGGTTTCCTCGGAAGCCTGGCCGGCGCGCTGATCGCGCGCGCCTGGTTCTTCCCTCAGCTGCGCTGGCGGGACTGCCTGATCCTCGGGGTAGGGCTGGCGGCGGCCGGCATCCTGGGAGACCTGGTGGAATCGATGTGGAAGCGCCACGCCGGAGCGAAGGACAGCGCCGCGCTGGTCCCGGGCCACGGCGGCATCCTGGATCGCTGCGACAGTCTTCTCTTTGGCGGGCCGATCCTTTACTATTACTTTTTGCACTGGATGGGATGA
- a CDS encoding GWxTD domain-containing protein, giving the protein MTMRRFLLILAGACLLGSAGFAADPRAEWDKPTKKWIRGPVRALVTVEEEKQFKTLKTDEEVAKFVTDFWARRDPTPGTPENEFADLFWKRVGEAERLFQQTTDPGALSDRGQVYLLLGRATKLPPPGKTTDWVFENIPNVNPSTFTIQFSSASSGNPLLLGRKGFEQIVAANDFLRGLGPKAAEIYAPKPKAPEAPVQIEAAPVAEVKTEESKILDDNALNDTLPTAFPVSLRTDLYQATKGDTFVLVTLGVPKQDAAGAGVVAFARLIPYSADQAAVTLAAADSFVAAQPENTDPVETMLVFQGGAGAHPGRYSILAGIRDPASGKVGLVRQPLEIPDLSSGALKLSTVMLSSRLKGPETPPDAGEGKRAPYYLGAFRIVPAMVPTFHLGSNIAWYYQIYNAAPDPATGKPNLRVEYDFLLLQKGEYRAVAAPQVLTRSSQVEAFSFPLVKSTPTQKGWVEGDYKLLIKVSDEVAKVAADPVEISFKVIP; this is encoded by the coding sequence ATGACCATGCGACGCTTCCTGCTGATCCTGGCCGGCGCCTGCCTGCTCGGCTCCGCCGGCTTCGCCGCCGACCCGCGCGCGGAATGGGACAAGCCGACCAAGAAGTGGATCCGGGGCCCGGTCCGCGCCCTGGTCACGGTGGAAGAAGAGAAGCAGTTCAAGACGCTGAAGACGGACGAGGAAGTCGCCAAGTTCGTTACGGATTTCTGGGCGCGCAGGGACCCGACGCCGGGCACCCCGGAGAACGAGTTCGCCGATCTTTTCTGGAAGCGCGTGGGCGAGGCGGAGAGACTGTTCCAGCAGACGACCGATCCCGGCGCCCTCAGTGATCGCGGCCAGGTCTACCTCCTCCTGGGACGCGCCACCAAGCTTCCGCCGCCGGGCAAGACCACCGACTGGGTCTTCGAGAACATTCCCAACGTCAACCCTTCGACCTTCACGATCCAGTTCAGCAGCGCCTCCAGCGGCAACCCGTTGCTTTTGGGCCGCAAGGGGTTCGAGCAGATCGTGGCCGCCAACGATTTCCTGCGCGGGCTCGGCCCGAAGGCCGCGGAGATTTACGCTCCCAAGCCGAAGGCGCCGGAAGCCCCGGTTCAGATCGAGGCGGCGCCCGTCGCGGAGGTGAAGACGGAGGAATCGAAAATCCTCGACGACAACGCGCTGAACGACACGCTGCCGACGGCCTTCCCGGTCTCGCTGCGCACCGATCTCTACCAGGCCACCAAGGGAGACACCTTCGTCCTGGTGACCCTGGGGGTGCCGAAGCAGGATGCGGCCGGAGCCGGGGTGGTGGCCTTCGCGCGGCTGATTCCGTATTCGGCCGACCAGGCCGCCGTCACCCTGGCGGCCGCCGACAGCTTCGTGGCCGCCCAGCCCGAGAACACCGATCCCGTCGAGACCATGCTCGTCTTCCAGGGTGGCGCGGGAGCTCACCCGGGCCGCTACTCGATCCTGGCCGGGATCCGCGACCCCGCCTCCGGCAAGGTCGGCCTGGTGCGCCAGCCGCTGGAGATTCCCGACCTCTCCTCCGGCGCGCTGAAGCTGAGCACCGTGATGCTGTCCTCGCGGCTGAAGGGCCCCGAAACACCGCCCGATGCCGGCGAAGGCAAGCGGGCGCCTTACTACCTCGGCGCGTTCCGCATCGTGCCGGCGATGGTCCCCACTTTCCACCTCGGATCCAACATCGCCTGGTACTATCAGATCTACAATGCCGCCCCCGATCCCGCCACCGGCAAGCCGAACCTGCGGGTCGAATACGACTTCCTGCTCCTGCAGAAAGGAGAGTACCGGGCGGTCGCCGCACCGCAGGTGCTGACCCGCAGCAGCCAGGTGGAGGCTTTCTCGTTTCCGCTGGTGAAGTCGACGCCCACCCAGAAAGGGTGGGTGGAAGGAGACTACAAGCTGCTGATCAAAGTCTCGGACGAGGTGGCGAAGGTGGCGGCGGATCCGGTGGAGATTTCCTTCAAAGTCATTCCCTGA
- the rseP gene encoding RIP metalloprotease RseP codes for MNPFLNPESLIAFALLLGPLVLIHELGHFTVAKILGIKVEVFSVGFGPRLFGFKKGDTDYRLSLLPLGGYVKMLGENPDEALAGDPREFLSRPKRHRLAVLVMGPTTNIVAAIVLMVGVYVAGIPEPAFLSQPPVVGYVEPDSPAAKVEIQPGDRILRFGDREVPNWYDLHTHVAFSPGQSVTVDFERKGEHLSRTMQLEAVTSYQVGYAGIFPEMPAQVENVEPGMPADRAGIKVGDRVVGIDGEPIIHFEKATRLFQASAGKPLALQVRRGAALVDLTVVPEEFEGKGRVGITWNRSPEEALRKYSFPQAVSQSLRWNYENAGLLFTTLGKLLTRQISPRMMSGPIDIFRISGQTFDQGWTQFFLIMALVSLQLGVINLLPFPVLDGGHILIILVEGLIRRDLSLKIKERVMQTGFYLLIGLMGAVIYLDISKNSGLLRDALNTMFGLLGSKSNP; via the coding sequence ATGAATCCGTTCCTGAATCCGGAAAGCCTGATCGCGTTCGCGCTGCTGCTGGGTCCTCTGGTCCTGATCCACGAGCTGGGGCATTTCACCGTCGCCAAGATCCTCGGGATCAAGGTGGAGGTCTTCTCGGTCGGCTTCGGCCCGCGGCTGTTCGGCTTCAAGAAGGGGGACACCGATTACCGGCTGTCGCTGCTGCCTCTGGGCGGCTACGTCAAGATGCTCGGTGAGAATCCCGACGAGGCGCTGGCCGGCGACCCGCGCGAGTTCCTGAGCCGTCCCAAGCGGCACCGGCTCGCGGTCCTCGTGATGGGTCCCACCACCAACATCGTCGCCGCGATCGTGCTCATGGTCGGGGTCTACGTGGCCGGGATTCCCGAGCCGGCGTTCCTGTCGCAGCCGCCGGTGGTGGGCTACGTGGAGCCCGACTCTCCCGCCGCCAAGGTGGAGATCCAGCCGGGTGACCGAATCCTGCGCTTCGGCGATCGGGAGGTCCCCAACTGGTACGACCTGCACACGCACGTCGCCTTCTCGCCCGGGCAGTCGGTCACGGTCGACTTCGAAAGGAAAGGGGAGCACCTCAGCCGGACGATGCAGCTGGAGGCAGTCACCAGCTACCAGGTCGGCTACGCCGGCATCTTCCCCGAGATGCCTGCCCAGGTGGAGAACGTCGAGCCCGGCATGCCGGCCGACCGCGCCGGCATCAAGGTCGGCGATCGGGTCGTGGGCATCGACGGCGAGCCGATCATCCACTTCGAGAAGGCCACTCGGCTGTTCCAGGCCTCCGCCGGCAAGCCGCTGGCGCTCCAGGTGCGGCGCGGCGCCGCGTTGGTCGACCTGACGGTCGTTCCGGAGGAGTTCGAAGGCAAGGGACGCGTCGGCATCACCTGGAACCGCTCCCCCGAGGAGGCGCTCCGCAAGTACTCCTTTCCGCAGGCCGTCAGTCAGAGCCTGCGCTGGAATTACGAGAACGCCGGGCTTTTGTTCACCACCCTGGGCAAGCTCCTGACGCGCCAGATCTCCCCGCGCATGATGTCGGGGCCGATCGACATCTTCCGCATCTCCGGGCAGACCTTCGACCAGGGCTGGACACAGTTCTTCCTGATCATGGCGCTGGTCAGCCTGCAGCTCGGCGTGATCAACCTGCTTCCTTTTCCGGTCCTCGACGGCGGGCACATCCTCATCATCCTGGTGGAGGGGCTGATCCGGCGCGATCTGAGTCTCAAGATCAAGGAGCGGGTGATGCAGACCGGGTTCTACCTCCTGATCGGCCTGATGGGCGCCGTCATCTACCTGGACATCTCCAAGAACAGCGGCCTGCTGCGCGACGCGCTGAACACGATGTTCGGGCTGCTGGGCAGCAAGAGCAATCCTTGA
- the truA gene encoding tRNA pseudouridine(38-40) synthase TruA — protein MRTLKLTLHYLGARYQGWQLQPGRPTIQGELETALAALTGEPIRVVGAGRTDAGVHARGQVASLTLVSKIPPRGILLGTNDRLPADIRLMAVEEVAEGFHARHDARWKDYAYRFSTAPVISPFLAPVVTQVRSPLDRRRMEEAAECFLGEHDLAAFCGAEGRLKQTRRRITVSRLADEDEEVVAYWIRASGFLQHLVRTIAGTLIEVGRGRIDPEAIPGILVSRDRCRAGPTAPSGGLTLEQVAYDDAARILATPRGV, from the coding sequence GTGCGGACCCTGAAGCTTACCCTTCACTACCTGGGAGCCCGTTACCAGGGATGGCAGCTCCAGCCCGGACGGCCCACGATCCAGGGAGAGCTGGAAACGGCGCTCGCGGCGCTTACCGGAGAGCCGATCCGGGTGGTTGGCGCCGGGCGGACGGATGCCGGCGTGCATGCCCGCGGCCAGGTGGCCTCGCTGACCCTGGTCTCGAAGATTCCGCCGCGCGGCATCCTCCTCGGAACGAATGACCGGCTCCCTGCGGACATCCGCTTGATGGCCGTCGAAGAGGTGGCCGAAGGGTTCCACGCCCGTCACGACGCGCGGTGGAAGGATTATGCCTACCGCTTCTCTACGGCGCCGGTGATCTCGCCCTTCCTGGCGCCTGTGGTTACCCAGGTGCGCTCCCCTTTGGACAGGCGGCGCATGGAGGAAGCAGCGGAGTGCTTCCTGGGAGAGCACGACCTTGCGGCCTTCTGCGGCGCCGAAGGGCGATTGAAGCAGACCCGCCGGCGCATCACCGTGTCGCGCCTCGCCGACGAAGACGAGGAGGTCGTGGCCTACTGGATTCGCGCGTCGGGCTTCCTGCAGCATCTGGTGCGCACCATCGCGGGAACCCTGATCGAGGTGGGGCGGGGGAGAATTGATCCCGAAGCCATCCCCGGGATCCTCGTGTCCCGCGATCGTTGCCGTGCCGGGCCGACGGCCCCGTCCGGCGGGTTGACCCTGGAGCAAGTCGCCTATGATGACGCGGCCCGAATTCTTGCGACCCCCAGAGGGGTGTGA